From Paraburkholderia fungorum, the proteins below share one genomic window:
- a CDS encoding tetratricopeptide repeat protein, with protein MEPATQVTLKALANVSHDEFAAILAGPPAQAAAWVAAAAHNGIVEAQAVYGQYLLDGHGVERNTDEAFTWFRHAARRDHPMAMNMLGRCYEHGWGTARCAPVAVYWYRLAAQAGLDWGMYNYASALALGNGITCDRAQALQWFQRATGLGHTKSLNFIGSFYEDGWEVDADIDIALDFYHRAAQGGDFRGQFNYARLMAERGDIDTALHWLRRVPLTATPAFIAKMQGWLAASPVSALRALGNEMNLSARRPARFLWESRT; from the coding sequence ATGGAACCCGCAACGCAAGTGACCTTGAAAGCGCTGGCGAACGTGTCGCACGACGAGTTCGCCGCGATTCTCGCCGGGCCGCCCGCCCAGGCTGCCGCCTGGGTGGCGGCGGCCGCTCACAACGGTATTGTCGAAGCGCAGGCCGTGTATGGGCAGTATCTGCTCGACGGCCACGGCGTCGAACGCAATACCGACGAAGCGTTCACGTGGTTCAGACACGCGGCGCGGCGCGATCATCCGATGGCGATGAACATGCTGGGCCGCTGTTATGAGCATGGTTGGGGCACGGCTCGATGTGCGCCGGTTGCCGTGTACTGGTACCGGCTCGCGGCGCAGGCGGGGCTGGACTGGGGGATGTACAACTATGCGTCGGCGCTGGCGCTCGGTAACGGAATTACCTGTGACCGCGCGCAGGCGTTGCAGTGGTTCCAGCGCGCGACCGGTCTCGGTCACACGAAGTCGTTGAACTTCATCGGCAGCTTTTACGAAGATGGCTGGGAGGTCGACGCAGACATCGACATCGCGCTCGACTTCTACCATCGCGCTGCGCAAGGCGGCGACTTCCGCGGACAATTCAACTACGCGCGACTGATGGCCGAACGCGGCGATATCGACACTGCGCTGCACTGGTTGCGGCGCGTGCCGCTCACTGCGACACCAGCATTCATCGCGAAGATGCAGGGATGGCTCGCGGCATCGCCAGTCAGCGCGTTGCGCGCGCTGGGTAATGAAATGAACCTGAGCGCCCGCAGACCGGCCCGCTTTCTCTGGGAGTCGCGCACATGA
- a CDS encoding TonB-dependent receptor encodes MKLRSDDPKLGKISTTLCSMLAAGPALAQSTAATAPPDSEGQLVPIAVQGQSDDAFKTDHSSSIKFTAPLLDTPKSVTVIPQELIQSTGASTLTEALRTVPGITFGAGEGGNPLGDRPFIRGYDAQGSTFVDGMRDVGATTREVFNIQSVEVTKGADGAFGGRGGAGGSINLITKAPHLGNSADGSVGLGTDRYRRFTADGNWQVADHAAFRLNVMSHNNDVAGRDAVNNERWGIAPSFTYGLGTPTRVTTSYYHLQTDDLPDSGIPYFYTTTNKPANVSTIYPADVNRHNFYGLIDRDFRKTTSDVGTVRIEHDINSNLSIRNTTRYTKSTQDYIWTQPDDSQGNVVNGMVWRRANTRASDVYSLANQTELYGDFNTGFLKHSFTTGIEVSRETSVNDSYTVAAASGAICKTNGIGVASGYNCTSLYSPNPNDPWAGSVKQTNDPSEQRTVTKSLYAFDTIELTKRWQANVGLRVDDYSTDFRNTVANGAGRVSRDDTLFNYQLGLVFKPASNGSIYTSISTSSTPAGALLGQGSETQSLTPGRGGIGANAADLAPEKNRSIEVGTKWNVLDNKLSLTGALFQIDTTNARVTLPDNSYAMVGSKRVQGFEFGVAGQLTNKWQVFGGYTYLKSQLRDNGKTTTDNGHQFPNTPKNSISLWTTYEVLPKFTIGGGAFYMSQVYGDTANLRAVPAYWRFDGVATYRVNKHVDLQLNVQNMFNRTYYDQAYASHYASIAPGRSAFLTLNAHY; translated from the coding sequence ATGAAGTTGCGGTCCGACGATCCGAAGCTCGGCAAAATCAGCACGACCCTTTGCAGCATGCTCGCTGCCGGGCCGGCTCTCGCTCAAAGTACCGCGGCCACCGCGCCGCCCGACAGCGAAGGCCAGCTCGTGCCGATCGCCGTGCAAGGCCAGTCGGACGACGCCTTCAAGACCGACCACTCGTCGTCGATCAAATTCACCGCGCCGCTGCTGGATACGCCGAAATCGGTGACGGTCATCCCGCAGGAACTGATCCAGAGCACCGGCGCCTCGACGCTGACCGAAGCGCTGCGCACCGTGCCGGGCATCACGTTCGGCGCGGGCGAAGGCGGCAATCCGCTCGGCGACCGGCCGTTCATTCGCGGCTACGACGCGCAGGGCAGCACCTTCGTCGACGGCATGCGCGACGTCGGCGCGACGACTCGCGAAGTGTTCAACATCCAGAGCGTTGAAGTGACCAAGGGTGCCGATGGCGCGTTCGGCGGCCGGGGCGGCGCGGGCGGCAGCATCAACCTGATCACCAAGGCTCCGCATCTGGGCAATTCCGCCGACGGCAGCGTGGGCCTCGGCACCGACCGCTACCGCCGCTTCACCGCCGACGGCAACTGGCAAGTGGCCGATCACGCGGCGTTCCGCCTGAACGTGATGAGCCACAACAACGACGTGGCCGGCCGCGACGCCGTCAACAACGAGCGCTGGGGCATTGCGCCGTCGTTCACATACGGCCTCGGCACGCCCACCCGCGTAACGACGAGCTACTACCATCTGCAAACGGACGACCTGCCCGACAGCGGCATTCCGTACTTCTACACGACGACCAACAAGCCGGCCAACGTCAGCACCATCTACCCGGCCGACGTGAACCGTCACAACTTCTACGGCCTGATCGACCGCGATTTCCGCAAGACCACGTCCGACGTCGGCACGGTGCGGATCGAGCACGACATCAACAGCAATCTGTCGATCCGCAACACCACGCGCTACACGAAGTCGACCCAGGACTACATCTGGACCCAGCCCGACGACAGTCAGGGCAACGTCGTGAACGGCATGGTGTGGCGCCGCGCAAATACGCGTGCCAGCGACGTCTACAGCCTCGCCAACCAGACCGAACTGTACGGCGACTTCAACACCGGCTTCCTGAAGCACAGCTTCACGACCGGCATCGAAGTGTCGCGCGAAACCAGTGTGAACGACTCGTACACGGTCGCGGCGGCAAGCGGCGCGATCTGCAAGACCAACGGCATCGGCGTCGCGTCGGGCTATAACTGCACGAGTCTGTACTCGCCGAATCCGAACGACCCGTGGGCCGGTTCGGTCAAGCAGACGAACGATCCCAGCGAGCAACGCACCGTCACCAAGTCGCTCTATGCGTTCGACACGATCGAGCTGACGAAGCGCTGGCAAGCCAACGTCGGCCTGCGCGTCGACGATTACTCGACCGATTTCCGCAACACCGTGGCCAACGGCGCGGGCCGCGTTTCGCGCGACGACACGCTGTTCAACTACCAGCTCGGCCTCGTGTTCAAGCCGGCATCGAACGGCAGCATCTATACGTCGATCTCGACCTCGTCGACGCCGGCCGGCGCGTTGCTCGGCCAGGGTAGCGAAACGCAGTCGCTGACGCCGGGCCGTGGCGGCATCGGCGCGAACGCCGCCGATCTCGCACCGGAGAAGAACCGCAGCATCGAAGTGGGCACCAAGTGGAACGTGCTGGACAACAAGCTCTCGCTGACGGGCGCGCTGTTCCAGATCGACACGACCAACGCGCGCGTCACGTTGCCGGACAACAGCTACGCGATGGTCGGCAGCAAGCGCGTGCAAGGTTTCGAATTCGGCGTGGCGGGTCAGTTGACGAACAAGTGGCAGGTGTTCGGCGGCTACACGTACCTGAAGAGCCAGTTGCGCGACAACGGCAAAACGACGACCGACAACGGCCACCAGTTCCCGAATACGCCGAAGAACAGCATCAGCCTGTGGACCACGTATGAAGTTCTGCCGAAGTTCACGATTGGCGGCGGCGCGTTCTACATGTCGCAGGTTTATGGCGACACGGCGAATCTGCGCGCGGTGCCGGCTTACTGGCGCTTCGACGGCGTAGCGACGTATCGCGTGAACAAGCATGTCGATCTGCAACTGAACGTGCAGAACATGTTCAACCGCACGTACTACGACCAGGCTTACGCGTCGCACTACGCGTCGATCGCACCGGGACGCTCCGCGTTCCTGACGCTGAACGCCCACTACTAA
- a CDS encoding Fe2+-dependent dioxygenase — MMLHLQGVLTKQQVAQCREVLDAAPWADGNATSGAQSAQAKRNQQLPEGSPAARAVGDAIQDALGQNSRFFSAALPLKVFPPLFNRYAGGDGFGTHVDNAIRLLKGTDFRIRSDLSATLFLAEPDTYDGGELCIEDTYGVHRAKLPAGDMVLYPASSLHHVSPVTRGVRLASFFWIQSMVRDDGERTTLFQLDNDVQRLAAEKGSNDPTVVSLTGIYHNLLRRWADA, encoded by the coding sequence ATGATGCTGCATCTGCAAGGCGTATTGACCAAACAGCAGGTCGCGCAATGCCGCGAAGTGCTCGATGCGGCGCCGTGGGCCGATGGCAATGCGACGTCCGGCGCGCAATCGGCACAAGCCAAACGCAACCAGCAACTGCCTGAAGGCTCGCCCGCCGCACGCGCGGTGGGCGACGCGATTCAGGACGCTCTCGGCCAGAACTCGCGCTTTTTTTCCGCTGCGTTGCCGCTGAAAGTATTCCCGCCGCTATTCAACCGCTATGCCGGCGGCGACGGTTTCGGCACCCACGTCGACAACGCGATCCGCCTGTTGAAGGGCACCGATTTCCGCATTCGCAGCGATTTGTCAGCGACACTGTTTCTCGCCGAACCGGACACTTACGACGGCGGCGAACTGTGCATCGAAGACACATATGGCGTGCATCGCGCGAAACTGCCCGCGGGCGACATGGTGCTCTACCCGGCTTCGAGCCTGCATCATGTGAGTCCGGTGACGCGCGGCGTGCGGCTCGCTTCGTTCTTCTGGATTCAAAGCATGGTGCGCGACGACGGCGAGCGCACCACGCTGTTTCAACTCGATAACGACGTGCAGCGCCTCGCTGCCGAGAAGGGTTCGAACGATCCCACCGTGGTCAGCCTGACCGGCATCTATCACAATCTGCTACGTCGCTGGGCCGACGCCTGA
- a CDS encoding NAD(P)/FAD-dependent oxidoreductase, whose amino-acid sequence MKFDTVVLGAGIVGVCVALHLQKRGRQVALIDRKLPGNETSFGNAGLIQREGVYPYAFPRGLGTLLRYARNQSPDVRYHADAILKTMPFLWQYWRNSHPAKHAAIARSYSTLIEHCVSEHRALAADAGASALLRPIGWIKVFRTDAVRDAETRLVERWHDEYGVEFDALDPARLQQMEPALDTSLRGGLCYTASDSVSDPNALVTAYAKYFEALGGRFFIGGADTLREGWQVDTEAGTISAESAVVALGPWSDRLSAQLGYRLPLAVKRGYHMHYAPRDGARLNHPVLDVENGYLLAPMARGIRLTTGAEIAHRDAVRTPVQLAAVEPVARTLFPLGERLDDEPWMGRRPCTPDMMPVIGPAKNHRGLWFAFGHAHHGLTLGPITGRLLAEMMTGEETVVDPWPFRVERF is encoded by the coding sequence ATGAAATTCGATACCGTCGTGCTCGGCGCGGGCATAGTCGGCGTCTGCGTGGCGCTGCATCTGCAGAAACGCGGCCGCCAGGTTGCGCTGATCGACCGCAAATTGCCCGGCAACGAAACGTCGTTCGGCAATGCAGGGCTGATCCAGCGCGAAGGCGTCTATCCGTATGCGTTTCCGCGCGGACTCGGCACGCTGCTGCGCTACGCGCGCAACCAGTCACCAGACGTTCGCTACCACGCCGACGCGATCCTCAAGACCATGCCGTTTCTGTGGCAGTACTGGCGCAATTCGCATCCAGCAAAACACGCGGCAATCGCGCGCTCTTATTCCACGCTGATCGAACATTGCGTGAGCGAGCACCGCGCGCTCGCCGCCGATGCCGGTGCGAGCGCGTTGCTGCGTCCGATCGGCTGGATCAAGGTGTTTCGCACCGACGCGGTTCGGGATGCCGAGACGCGGCTCGTCGAACGATGGCACGACGAATACGGCGTCGAGTTCGACGCCCTCGATCCCGCGCGCCTGCAACAGATGGAACCCGCTCTCGACACGAGTTTGCGAGGCGGCTTGTGCTATACGGCATCCGATTCGGTCAGCGATCCGAATGCGCTCGTCACCGCGTACGCGAAATATTTCGAGGCGCTGGGCGGCCGCTTCTTTATCGGCGGCGCCGACACATTGCGCGAGGGCTGGCAGGTCGATACGGAAGCGGGAACGATCTCGGCGGAATCGGCAGTCGTCGCGTTGGGGCCGTGGTCGGACCGGCTGAGTGCGCAACTCGGCTACCGCCTCCCTCTCGCCGTGAAGCGCGGCTACCACATGCACTACGCGCCGCGCGACGGTGCGCGCCTGAATCACCCGGTGCTGGATGTCGAAAACGGTTATCTGCTGGCGCCGATGGCGCGCGGCATCCGGCTTACCACTGGCGCGGAAATCGCTCATCGCGACGCGGTCAGGACGCCCGTGCAACTCGCGGCGGTCGAGCCGGTCGCGCGCACGCTGTTTCCGCTAGGCGAACGTCTCGACGACGAACCGTGGATGGGCCGCCGCCCCTGCACGCCGGACATGATGCCGGTTATCGGGCCGGCGAAAAATCATCGGGGCTTGTGGTTCGCCTTTGGTCATGCGCATCACGGATTGACGCTGGGGCCGATCACGGGCCGCCTGCTCGCGGAAATGATGACGGGTGAAGAGACGGTGGTGGACCCGTGGCCGTTTCGGGTGGAGCGGTTCTAG
- a CDS encoding OmpA family protein, translating into MSEEIDGGVEPGAPIWPVFGDLMSVLLGAFVLILVGVIGVQLELSNKLDQEVKQRQAETQRRKTLEQALAGPLAAGRVTLVNGRIGISGNVLFALNSAQLQPEGRDLLKSLAGPLSAYLRASDQILMVSGFTDDQRLREGNRRFADNWELSAQRALTVTRQLIDAGVPASSLFAAAFGSGQPVSSNTDEPGRAKNRRVEIAPVPRPSTATVKSGE; encoded by the coding sequence ATGAGCGAGGAAATCGACGGCGGCGTGGAGCCGGGCGCGCCGATCTGGCCGGTTTTCGGCGACCTGATGTCGGTGCTGCTGGGCGCGTTTGTGCTGATTCTGGTCGGCGTGATCGGCGTGCAACTGGAGCTATCGAACAAGCTCGATCAGGAGGTCAAGCAGCGTCAGGCGGAAACGCAGCGCCGCAAGACGCTGGAGCAGGCGCTGGCCGGACCGCTGGCGGCGGGGCGCGTGACCCTGGTCAATGGACGCATCGGCATTAGCGGCAATGTGCTGTTCGCGCTGAATTCCGCGCAGTTACAGCCGGAAGGGCGCGATCTGCTGAAGAGCCTGGCTGGACCGCTGTCCGCGTATTTGCGGGCCAGCGATCAGATTCTGATGGTCAGCGGCTTTACCGACGACCAGCGTTTGCGCGAAGGCAATCGCCGCTTCGCGGACAACTGGGAGCTCTCGGCACAGCGCGCGTTGACGGTCACGCGTCAATTGATCGACGCGGGCGTGCCAGCGTCGTCGCTGTTCGCGGCGGCGTTCGGCTCCGGGCAGCCGGTGAGTTCGAATACTGACGAACCGGGGCGGGCGAAAAACCGTCGTGTGGAAATTGCGCCGGTGCCTCGGCCATCGACTGCAACGGTGAAGTCCGGTGAATAG
- a CDS encoding DUF3348 domain-containing protein, whose protein sequence is MLQASQRTALSGPALIRLLARLADVDVPESRQSLSDRLSQWLGWTDAIALSSALSGKPPAVPANARAFGRVEEDECLRVRSLLGKAIANDSVLVASKRRAAGPASAHVVSTDAPADYAVFRQRYLAQQQSMETAVGNLRGRLRGMLATRTPAMARLAVVDAVMERALGERERNLLATVPGLLAGHFERLRDASQKAAAIVDDPEHAGQADAAKDAAPAARSAPPAPTAPDAWLDVFRKDMQSVLLAELEVRLQPVEGLLAALRTR, encoded by the coding sequence ATGTTGCAAGCTTCCCAGCGCACAGCGCTCAGTGGCCCGGCCCTCATTCGCTTATTGGCCCGTCTGGCGGATGTCGATGTTCCCGAATCCCGGCAGTCGCTGTCGGACCGGCTGAGCCAGTGGCTCGGCTGGACCGACGCGATTGCTTTGTCGTCGGCGCTGAGCGGTAAGCCGCCTGCGGTCCCGGCCAACGCGCGGGCGTTCGGCCGCGTCGAAGAGGACGAATGTCTTCGCGTGCGGTCGTTGCTGGGCAAGGCCATCGCCAACGACAGCGTGCTGGTCGCGTCGAAGCGGCGCGCGGCGGGGCCGGCGTCGGCTCACGTCGTTTCCACCGATGCGCCGGCCGACTACGCGGTGTTCCGTCAGCGCTATCTTGCGCAGCAGCAGTCGATGGAAACGGCCGTTGGCAATCTACGCGGCCGTCTGCGTGGGATGCTCGCCACCAGAACGCCCGCCATGGCCCGGCTGGCGGTGGTGGACGCCGTGATGGAGCGCGCGCTGGGCGAGCGCGAGCGGAATCTGCTGGCGACGGTGCCCGGTCTGCTCGCGGGCCATTTCGAGCGTTTGCGCGACGCGAGTCAGAAGGCGGCCGCGATCGTCGACGATCCCGAACACGCTGGTCAGGCCGATGCCGCCAAAGACGCTGCGCCCGCCGCCCGGAGTGCGCCGCCTGCGCCAACCGCACCCGACGCGTGGCTGGACGTTTTCCGCAAGGATATGCAGAGCGTCCTGCTGGCCGAACTGGAAGTTCGTTTACAACCGGTCGAAGGGTTGCTCGCAGCTCTTCGCACCCGCTAA
- the mctP gene encoding monocarboxylate uptake permease MctP — MSDINPVNPVAMTVFIAFFVLVTVIGFFAARWKRGDMTQLHEWGLGGRQFGTVISWFLVGGDFYTAYTVIAVPALVYSVGAYGFFALPYTIIVYPFVFAVMPKLWKVAHAKNHITAADYVQGEYGGKWFPAAVALTGIVATMPYIALQLVGMQVVIKGLGVTGEMPLIVAFVILALYTYASGLRAPAMIAFVKDIMIYIVVIAAVWLIPVKLGGYAHVFDMADAHFKAKGGATGILLKPTQFTAYASLALGSALAAFMYPHTMTAVLSSASAKTVRKNAIFLPAYTLLLGLIALLGYMAIAAGVNVKSASDVVPALFGTLFPSWFVGFAAAAIAISALVPAAIMSIGAANLFTRNLWRPLVSPNISPEGEASTAKIVSLVVKFGALLFIVFLPTQYAIDLQLLGGVWILQIFPAIVFTLYTRRLNTPGLFAGWLVGIVIGTGLAISQGLKPVYALHLGDAVYPLYIGLIALVANIVVSFAVSVVSPRRAVVAA, encoded by the coding sequence ATGAGCGATATCAATCCTGTGAATCCGGTCGCGATGACCGTCTTTATCGCGTTCTTCGTGCTGGTCACCGTGATCGGCTTCTTCGCTGCGCGCTGGAAGCGGGGCGACATGACGCAATTGCACGAGTGGGGTCTGGGCGGCCGTCAGTTCGGCACGGTCATTTCGTGGTTCCTGGTGGGCGGCGATTTCTACACCGCTTATACGGTGATCGCAGTGCCCGCGCTGGTCTACTCGGTGGGCGCGTACGGCTTCTTCGCTTTGCCTTATACGATCATCGTTTACCCGTTCGTGTTCGCGGTGATGCCGAAACTGTGGAAGGTCGCGCATGCGAAAAACCACATCACGGCAGCCGATTATGTGCAGGGCGAATACGGCGGCAAGTGGTTCCCGGCAGCGGTCGCATTGACAGGCATTGTCGCGACGATGCCGTATATCGCGCTGCAACTGGTCGGTATGCAGGTGGTGATCAAGGGACTCGGCGTGACCGGCGAAATGCCGCTGATTGTTGCGTTCGTGATTCTCGCGCTGTACACCTACGCGAGCGGCCTGCGTGCTCCGGCGATGATCGCGTTCGTCAAGGACATCATGATCTACATCGTCGTGATCGCGGCGGTGTGGCTGATTCCGGTGAAACTCGGCGGCTACGCGCACGTGTTCGACATGGCCGATGCGCACTTCAAGGCGAAAGGCGGCGCGACCGGCATTCTGCTGAAGCCGACGCAGTTCACCGCGTATGCTTCGCTCGCGTTGGGTTCGGCGCTCGCGGCGTTCATGTATCCGCATACGATGACGGCGGTGTTGTCGTCCGCGTCGGCGAAGACGGTGCGCAAGAACGCGATCTTCCTGCCGGCTTACACGTTGCTGCTCGGTCTGATCGCATTGCTCGGCTATATGGCGATCGCTGCGGGCGTGAACGTGAAATCGGCGTCCGACGTGGTGCCGGCGCTGTTCGGCACGCTGTTCCCGTCGTGGTTCGTCGGCTTCGCGGCGGCTGCGATTGCGATTAGCGCGCTGGTGCCCGCCGCGATCATGTCGATCGGCGCGGCCAATCTGTTCACGCGTAATTTGTGGCGTCCGCTGGTGTCGCCGAATATTTCGCCTGAAGGCGAGGCGTCCACCGCGAAGATCGTGTCGCTGGTCGTCAAGTTCGGCGCGCTGCTGTTCATCGTGTTCCTGCCGACGCAGTACGCGATCGACCTGCAACTGCTCGGCGGCGTGTGGATTCTGCAGATTTTCCCGGCCATCGTGTTCACGCTGTACACGCGCCGCCTGAATACGCCGGGGCTGTTCGCCGGCTGGCTGGTGGGGATCGTGATCGGCACGGGCCTCGCGATTTCGCAAGGGCTCAAGCCGGTGTACGCGCTGCACCTTGGCGACGCGGTTTATCCGCTGTATATCGGCCTGATTGCACTGGTGGCGAATATCGTCGTCAGTTTCGCGGTGTCGGTGGTGTCGCCGCGTAGGGCGGTGGTAGCAGCCTGA
- a CDS encoding DUF802 domain-containing protein — translation MSRYRIDFVVFLAGLAAACWIAASYVGSNALALSVTLLIVVCYLAGALELRRYGQATTTLTRAVDGLSAPPASLSAWLEPLHPSLRNAVRLRVEGERVALPGPALTPYLVGLLVLLGMLGTLLGMVATLRGTGLALESATDLQAIRASLAAPVKGLGFAFGTSIAGVATSAMLGLLSALCRRARLDAAQALDLKIATNLRIYSQAHQREESFKLMQRQAEVMPTLVDRLQTMMTVIEQQSLALNERQLASQEAFHGKTEAVYTRLAGSVERSLKDSVADSARAASAALQPVMEATMAGLARETEALHGAVSQAVQRQLDGLSSGFDATAAKVAGIWSDALAGHQRSSEELAGHWRGSMERVTEAFELRSAALLDGVSARLDATAGNVSQAWNDALSRQERAGEKLALDNQQALAAAAATFEQHSASLLRGVGQSHVDLQTELASRDEQRLAAWTDKLGSMATTLSEEWAQASTQTAQRQQEICETLAQTARDMSAQTQAHASDTIAEINRLVDAAAEAPKAAANLHAEIASRDEERLAAWTDKLGAMATTLSEEWAQAGTQTAQRQQEICETLAQTARDMSAQTQAQASDTIAEINRLVDAAAEAPKAAANLHAEIASRDEERLAAWTDKLGSMATTLSEEWVQAGTQTAQRQQEICETLAQTARDISAQTQAHASDTIAEINRLVDAAAEAPKAAANLHAEIASRDEERLAAWTDKLGSMASTLSEEWAQAGTQTAQRQQEICETLAQTARDISAQTQAHASDTIAEIGQLVQAASEAPKAAAEVVAELRQKLSDSMVRDTAMLQERSRLLETLETLLDAVNHASGEQRTAVDALVATSADLLERVGTRFTDHVELETGKLGAVAAQVTGSAVEVASLGEAFGASVQMFGESNDKLVAHLQLIETALDKSLARSDEQLAYYVAQAREVVDLSVMSQKQIVEDLQHLARQRSSAGVDAV, via the coding sequence ATGTCCAGATATCGTATTGATTTCGTTGTTTTTCTGGCCGGCCTGGCCGCTGCGTGCTGGATTGCCGCCAGCTATGTCGGGTCGAACGCGCTGGCGCTGTCCGTCACGCTGCTGATCGTCGTCTGCTATCTGGCGGGTGCGCTCGAATTGCGCCGCTATGGTCAGGCCACGACCACGCTGACGCGCGCCGTCGACGGACTCTCCGCGCCGCCCGCGAGTCTTTCCGCGTGGCTCGAACCTTTGCACCCGAGCCTGCGCAACGCGGTGCGACTGCGGGTCGAAGGCGAGCGCGTGGCGCTGCCCGGACCGGCGCTGACGCCGTACCTCGTCGGCTTGCTGGTGTTGCTGGGGATGCTCGGCACGCTGCTCGGGATGGTCGCGACGCTGCGCGGCACCGGCCTCGCGCTCGAAAGCGCGACCGATCTGCAGGCGATTCGCGCGTCGCTGGCCGCGCCGGTCAAGGGCTTGGGTTTTGCATTCGGCACCTCGATTGCGGGCGTTGCGACATCGGCGATGCTGGGTTTGCTGTCGGCGCTGTGCCGCCGTGCGCGGCTCGACGCCGCGCAGGCGCTCGACCTGAAGATCGCGACGAACTTGCGCATCTATTCGCAGGCGCATCAGCGCGAGGAAAGTTTCAAGCTGATGCAGCGCCAGGCCGAGGTCATGCCGACGCTGGTCGATCGTCTGCAAACGATGATGACCGTCATCGAACAGCAAAGTCTCGCGCTGAACGAGCGGCAACTGGCGAGCCAGGAAGCCTTCCACGGCAAGACGGAGGCGGTTTATACGCGCCTGGCAGGTTCGGTCGAGCGCTCGCTGAAGGACAGCGTCGCCGATAGCGCGAGGGCTGCCAGCGCCGCGTTGCAGCCGGTCATGGAAGCCACGATGGCGGGTCTCGCGCGCGAGACCGAGGCGTTGCACGGCGCGGTCTCGCAAGCCGTCCAGCGACAACTCGACGGATTGTCGAGCGGCTTCGACGCGACCGCGGCCAAAGTCGCCGGGATCTGGAGCGACGCATTGGCCGGGCATCAGCGTTCGAGCGAGGAATTGGCCGGGCATTGGCGCGGCTCGATGGAGCGTGTCACCGAAGCGTTCGAATTGCGTTCGGCGGCGTTGCTGGACGGCGTGTCCGCGCGGCTCGATGCGACGGCGGGCAATGTGTCGCAGGCGTGGAACGACGCGCTATCGCGTCAGGAACGCGCGGGCGAAAAGCTGGCTCTGGATAACCAGCAGGCGTTGGCAGCGGCAGCGGCGACTTTCGAGCAACACTCGGCGTCGTTGCTGCGTGGGGTCGGTCAGTCGCATGTGGACTTGCAGACCGAACTGGCGTCGCGCGATGAACAGCGCCTGGCCGCATGGACCGACAAGCTCGGTTCGATGGCCACAACGCTGAGCGAAGAGTGGGCGCAAGCGAGTACGCAAACCGCGCAACGTCAGCAGGAAATCTGCGAAACGCTGGCGCAAACCGCGCGTGATATGTCGGCGCAAACGCAGGCGCACGCGAGCGACACGATTGCCGAAATCAACCGTCTTGTTGATGCGGCGGCTGAAGCACCGAAGGCTGCAGCGAATCTGCACGCTGAAATTGCGTCGCGCGATGAAGAGCGCCTTGCTGCATGGACCGACAAGCTCGGCGCGATGGCCACCACGCTGAGCGAAGAGTGGGCGCAAGCGGGCACGCAAACCGCGCAACGTCAGCAGGAAATCTGCGAAACGCTGGCGCAGACCGCGCGCGATATGTCGGCACAAACGCAGGCGCAAGCGAGCGACACGATTGCCGAAATCAACCGTCTTGTTGACGCGGCGGCTGAAGCACCGAAGGCCGCAGCGAATCTGCACGCTGAAATTGCCTCGCGCGATGAAGAGCGCCTGGCCGCATGGACCGACAAGCTCGGTTCGATGGCCACCACGCTGAGCGAAGAGTGGGTGCAAGCAGGTACGCAAACCGCGCAACGTCAGCAGGAAATCTGCGAAACGCTGGCGCAAACCGCGCGCGATATATCGGCGCAAACGCAGGCGCATGCGAGCGACACGATTGCCGAAATCAACCGCCTGGTTGATGCAGCGGCTGAGGCACCGAAGGCCGCAGCGAATCTGCACGCTGAAATTGCCTCGCGCGATGAAGAGCGCCTGGCCGCATGGACCGACAAGCTCGGCTCGATGGCATCAACGCTGAGCGAAGAGTGGGCGCAAGCGGGCACGCAAACCGCGCAACGTCAGCAGGAAATCTGCGAGACGCTGGCGCAAACCGCACGCGATATCTCAGCGCAAACGCAGGCGCACGCCAGCGACACCATCGCTGAAATCGGCCAATTGGTGCAAGCGGCGTCGGAAGCGCCGAAGGCCGCCGCCGAGGTCGTCGCCGAACTGCGTCAGAAACTGTCGGACAGCATGGTCCGCGATACCGCGATGTTGCAGGAGCGCAGCCGTCTTCTCGAAACGCTTGAGACCTTGCTCGATGCAGTGAATCACGCATCCGGCGAGCAACGCACGGCCGTGGATGCGCTGGTCGCGACATCGGCGGATCTTTTGGAACGCGTGGGCACGCGCTTCACCGATCATGTCGAACTCGAAACCGGCAAGCTCGGCGCGGTCGCCGCGCAGGTGACGGGCAGCGCGGTCGAAGTCGCGAGCCTCGGCGAAGCGTTCGGTGCCTCCGTGCAGATGTTCGGCGAATCGAACGACAAACTCGTCGCCCATTTGCAACTCATCGAAACCGCGCTGGACAAATCGCTTGCGCGCAGCGACGAACAACTCGCGTATTACGTCGCACAGGCGCGTGAAGTCGTCGACCTGAGCGTGATGTCGCAGAAGCAGATCGTCGAAGATTTGCAGCACCTCGCCCGCCAACGCTCGTCCGCCGGAGTTGATGCGGTATGA